One Gemmatimonadota bacterium DNA window includes the following coding sequences:
- a CDS encoding DUF2892 domain-containing protein, giving the protein MCNEMVIRRIAGTFILLSLALAHWVNPYWLLFTAFVGFNLIQSSLTGFCPLERILGRFGLFGCSPRATTR; this is encoded by the coding sequence ATGTGCAACGAAATGGTCATCCGGCGGATCGCCGGCACGTTCATCCTGCTGTCGCTGGCGCTGGCGCACTGGGTGAATCCCTACTGGCTGTTGTTCACGGCCTTCGTGGGCTTCAACCTGATCCAGTCGAGCCTGACCGGCTTCTGCCCGCTGGAGCGGATTCTGGGGCGGTTCGGGCTCTTCGGGTGCAGCCCCCGGGCGACGACGCGCTGA
- a CDS encoding TolC family protein → MVFRKGPTPRVTAMPLPFRRPLVRLVLGAALAAAPLAAQQPLTLGEALARADTAGYANRIAAGATRERAGEALAPYRGILPSVRLEAAYLRTTDPLNSFGFLLRQRAVTPAAFNPATLNDPAAIGNLMTGVVLEQPLFNADAWLGRRAARAARDATAASETWTRGGTAVQVVQAYFGAVLAAEQVTTLRAASAAGAAHVRQAEAMVRQGMATRSDALLASVKAGEVDAQLLEAERRARQARRGLATLLGAPADSGWTLPDSLPSLDAVRAVAGLAGTDSGGAAARADVQAAELGRAAAEADARRAAALYLPRLNGFGRLDWNSADAPFSGKSAWTLGVMLSWSPFAGAQELAERRSAAGRRDGARAMAQAAGAQAALEIAAARDRQAVALARLAIADRSVAQAAEAHRIVGRKYDGGLATVSELLDAATVETATRLGLSAARYEVIVAAAEARQAQGLELGALRALDR, encoded by the coding sequence ATGGTCTTTCGCAAGGGGCCGACGCCCCGGGTCACCGCCATGCCGCTACCGTTCCGCCGTCCGCTGGTCCGCCTGGTCCTCGGGGCCGCGCTGGCCGCCGCGCCCCTCGCGGCGCAGCAGCCGCTCACCCTCGGGGAGGCCCTCGCCCGCGCCGACACCGCCGGGTACGCCAACCGCATCGCCGCCGGCGCCACCCGGGAGCGGGCCGGCGAGGCGCTGGCACCCTACCGGGGGATCCTGCCCTCGGTGCGGCTCGAGGCGGCCTACCTCCGCACCACCGATCCGCTCAACAGCTTCGGCTTCCTGCTCCGGCAGCGGGCCGTCACCCCGGCCGCGTTCAACCCGGCCACGCTCAACGACCCCGCCGCCATCGGCAACCTGATGACCGGGGTGGTGCTGGAGCAGCCGCTGTTCAACGCCGACGCCTGGCTGGGCCGGCGCGCGGCGCGCGCGGCGCGCGACGCGACGGCCGCCTCCGAGACGTGGACCCGGGGCGGCACGGCGGTGCAGGTGGTGCAGGCGTACTTCGGCGCGGTGCTGGCCGCCGAGCAGGTGACCACGCTGCGCGCGGCCAGCGCGGCGGGCGCGGCCCACGTGCGGCAGGCGGAGGCGATGGTGCGGCAGGGCATGGCCACCCGCTCCGACGCCCTGCTGGCCTCGGTGAAGGCGGGGGAGGTCGACGCGCAGCTGCTCGAGGCCGAGCGCCGGGCGCGTCAGGCGCGGCGGGGGCTGGCCACGCTGCTGGGCGCGCCGGCGGACAGCGGCTGGACCCTCCCCGATTCCCTGCCGTCCCTGGACGCGGTCCGGGCGGTGGCCGGGCTGGCCGGGACCGACAGCGGCGGCGCCGCCGCCCGGGCCGACGTGCAGGCGGCGGAGCTGGGCCGGGCCGCCGCGGAGGCGGACGCGCGCCGGGCGGCGGCGCTCTACCTGCCGCGGCTCAACGGCTTTGGACGGCTGGACTGGAACTCCGCGGACGCCCCGTTCAGTGGCAAGAGCGCGTGGACCCTCGGGGTGATGCTCTCCTGGTCGCCGTTCGCGGGGGCGCAGGAGCTGGCGGAACGGCGGAGCGCCGCGGGACGTCGCGACGGGGCGCGAGCCATGGCCCAGGCGGCGGGGGCCCAGGCCGCGCTCGAGATCGCCGCCGCGCGGGACCGGCAGGCGGTGGCGCTGGCGCGGCTGGCGATCGCCGACCGGTCGGTGGCGCAGGCGGCCGAGGCGCACCGGATCGTGGGACGGAAGTACGACGGCGGACTGGCCACCGTGAGCGAGCTGCTGGATGCCGCGACGGTGGAAACGGCCACGCGGCTGGGGCTGTCGGCGGCGCGCTACGAGGTGATCGTGGCGGCGGCCGAAGCGCGGCAGGCCCAGGGACTGGAGCTCGGCGCGCTCCGCGCGCTCGATCGCTGA
- a CDS encoding FKBP-type peptidyl-prolyl cis-trans isomerase, with amino-acid sequence MKILALAAMGSLAFGACQGGGAVGGGSLATQDDSVSYILGYKMGENLKQQSVPVKPELIFRGLKEGMAGTLATIPDSAMQATMMAFQVRMMGIQHQKDSVAAISNRTDGEKFLADNKGKDGVKTTPTGLQYKVLKEGTGPRPKATSTVTVNYKGTLIDGTKFDASEDHGGPASLLLNQMIPGWTEGLQMMNVGSKYEFWIPAELGWGPQGSPPTIPPNAVVYFEVELLSFK; translated from the coding sequence ATGAAGATCCTGGCCCTTGCCGCCATGGGATCGCTCGCGTTCGGCGCCTGCCAGGGAGGCGGCGCGGTCGGCGGTGGCAGCCTCGCCACCCAGGACGACAGCGTCAGCTACATCCTCGGTTACAAGATGGGCGAGAACCTGAAGCAGCAGTCGGTGCCGGTGAAGCCGGAGCTCATCTTCCGGGGGCTCAAGGAGGGGATGGCGGGGACCCTGGCCACGATCCCGGATTCGGCGATGCAGGCCACGATGATGGCCTTCCAGGTGCGCATGATGGGCATCCAGCACCAGAAGGACTCGGTGGCCGCGATCAGCAACCGCACCGACGGCGAGAAGTTCCTGGCCGACAACAAGGGCAAGGACGGCGTGAAGACCACGCCGACCGGCCTGCAGTACAAGGTCCTCAAGGAAGGCACCGGCCCGCGGCCCAAGGCCACCAGCACGGTGACCGTGAACTACAAGGGGACGCTGATCGACGGCACCAAGTTCGACGCCTCCGAGGACCACGGCGGGCCGGCGTCGCTGCTGCTGAACCAGATGATCCCGGGCTGGACCGAGGGCCTGCAGATGATGAACGTGGGCTCCAAGTACGAGTTCTGGATCCCGGCCGAGCTGGGCTGGGGGCCGCAGGGCTCTCCCCCGACGATCCCGCCCAACGCGGTGGTGTATTTCGAGGTCGAGCTCCTCTCCTTCAAGTGA
- a CDS encoding efflux RND transporter permease subunit translates to MGFAGRIAQRFLHSKLTPLLIIASLAVGALAIVGTPREEEPQISVPMIDVIAALPGAGPAEVENLLTRPIEQRMWEIPAVEHVYSMAGEGYTMVTVRFKVGEDQERSITRVHARLVADLDRMPAGALPPLVKPHSIDDVPILTLTLSSTRDGSNALRQLAVQLEEEIRTVTDVAATQVIGGAPRQVRVELDPARLAAAGVTPGEVTQALAGANARLDAGELQSAGRSYRVQVGAPLHSGAEVAGIVVSARRGVPVYLRNVATVREEFGERESYVSHAGREGGAASAVTLSVAKRKGANATLVAHQVLARVEQARARLLPPEVTVTETRNYGETAREKASELILHLVIATLSVTVLIWLFLGWREAVVVLVAVPVTLALTLFSYYALGYTLNRITLFALIFSIGILVDDAIVVVENIYRHLQLGLKPAGEAAVEGVDEVGNPTILATFTVIAAILPMAFVRGLMGPYMRPIPVGASVAMLASLAVAFIVTPYIALRLLRGHVGGPSARRHDDSAPAAPPPGPADGRYARLMRRLMERRGTRLGFYVGVVALLLASMGLVALKVVQVKMLPFDNKSEFQVILDLPEGTTLETSAAAAAEVARYLRGVPEVRHTQVYAGTAAPFNFNGLVRHYFMRQGSTVADVQVNLVPKEERSRQSHAIAVAVRPGVDSIARRYGASAKIAEIPPGPPVLSTLVAEIYAGSDSARLAAATRVKEVFEHTPGVVDVDWTVEAPETQLAFRVDRARAAQAGASVEQIVQTVYLAQAGMPAGRLASATAREGIGIVPRLPLSRRSSVAALLALPVPTMSGPQPLGRFVTVDSTLREGTRHRRDLRPVIYVTGDVAGSIESPVYAILTMNQALDTIRVDGAGIRRYNAVQPDQLDEVAMKWDGEWQITIEVFRDLGLAFAAVLLLIYVLVVWWFESFSIPLVIMAPIPLTLVGILPGHAVTGAFFTATSMIGMIALAGIIVRNSILLVDFIQLAERRGVPVAEAVIEAGAVRFRPIALTAAAVVVGGLVMVLDPIFQGLAVALMFGAIVATLLTMVVVPLLYWELRRRQVGA, encoded by the coding sequence ATGGGCTTCGCCGGACGGATTGCCCAGCGGTTCCTGCACTCCAAGCTGACCCCGCTGCTGATCATCGCCTCGCTGGCGGTGGGCGCGCTGGCCATCGTGGGGACGCCACGGGAGGAGGAGCCGCAGATCTCGGTGCCGATGATCGACGTGATCGCGGCGCTGCCGGGCGCCGGCCCGGCGGAGGTGGAGAACCTCCTCACCCGGCCGATCGAGCAGCGGATGTGGGAGATCCCCGCCGTGGAGCATGTGTACAGCATGGCCGGCGAGGGGTACACGATGGTCACGGTGCGCTTCAAGGTCGGCGAGGACCAGGAGCGCAGCATCACCCGGGTGCACGCCCGCCTGGTGGCCGACCTGGACCGGATGCCGGCCGGCGCGCTGCCGCCGCTGGTCAAGCCGCACTCGATCGACGATGTCCCGATCCTCACGCTGACGCTGTCGTCCACGCGGGACGGCTCCAACGCGCTGCGGCAGCTCGCGGTGCAGCTGGAGGAGGAAATCCGCACCGTCACCGACGTGGCGGCCACGCAGGTGATCGGCGGGGCGCCGCGGCAGGTGCGGGTGGAGCTCGACCCGGCGCGGCTGGCCGCGGCCGGCGTGACCCCGGGCGAGGTGACGCAGGCGCTGGCCGGCGCCAACGCCCGGCTCGACGCGGGCGAGCTGCAGAGCGCGGGGCGGAGCTATCGGGTGCAGGTGGGCGCGCCGCTCCACAGCGGCGCGGAGGTGGCGGGCATCGTGGTGAGCGCGCGGCGCGGGGTGCCGGTGTACCTGCGCAACGTGGCCACGGTGCGGGAGGAGTTCGGCGAGCGGGAGAGCTACGTCAGCCACGCGGGCCGGGAGGGCGGAGCCGCAAGCGCGGTGACCCTCAGCGTGGCCAAGCGGAAGGGCGCCAACGCCACCCTGGTGGCGCACCAGGTGCTGGCGCGAGTGGAGCAGGCGCGGGCGCGCCTGCTGCCGCCGGAGGTCACCGTCACCGAGACCCGGAACTACGGCGAGACCGCCCGCGAGAAGGCGAGCGAGCTGATCCTGCACCTGGTCATCGCCACGCTGTCGGTGACGGTGCTGATCTGGCTCTTCCTGGGATGGCGCGAGGCGGTGGTGGTGCTGGTGGCGGTGCCGGTGACGCTCGCGCTCACGCTGTTCAGCTACTACGCCCTGGGCTACACCCTCAACCGGATCACGCTGTTCGCGCTGATTTTCTCGATCGGCATCCTGGTGGACGATGCGATCGTGGTGGTGGAGAACATCTACCGGCACCTGCAGCTCGGCCTCAAGCCGGCCGGCGAGGCGGCGGTGGAGGGGGTGGACGAGGTGGGCAACCCGACCATCCTCGCCACCTTCACCGTGATCGCGGCCATCCTGCCGATGGCGTTCGTGCGCGGCCTGATGGGGCCCTACATGCGGCCCATCCCGGTGGGGGCCAGCGTGGCCATGCTGGCGAGCCTCGCGGTGGCGTTCATCGTGACGCCGTACATCGCGCTGCGGCTGCTGCGGGGGCATGTCGGCGGCCCGTCGGCTCGGCGGCACGATGACTCGGCTCCGGCCGCACCGCCACCCGGTCCGGCGGATGGCCGATACGCCCGCTTGATGCGCCGGCTCATGGAGCGGCGGGGCACCCGGCTCGGCTTCTACGTCGGGGTGGTGGCGCTGCTGCTCGCCTCGATGGGGCTGGTGGCGCTCAAGGTGGTGCAGGTGAAGATGCTCCCCTTCGACAACAAGTCGGAGTTCCAGGTGATCCTGGACCTGCCGGAGGGGACCACGCTCGAGACCAGCGCGGCGGCGGCGGCCGAGGTGGCCAGGTACCTGCGCGGGGTGCCGGAGGTGCGGCATACCCAGGTGTACGCCGGCACCGCGGCGCCCTTCAATTTCAACGGACTGGTGCGGCACTACTTCATGCGCCAGGGCAGCACCGTCGCCGACGTGCAGGTGAACCTGGTGCCCAAGGAGGAGCGGTCGCGCCAGAGCCACGCGATCGCGGTGGCGGTGCGGCCGGGGGTCGATTCGATCGCGCGGCGGTACGGGGCCAGCGCCAAGATCGCGGAGATCCCGCCGGGGCCCCCGGTGCTCTCCACGCTCGTCGCCGAGATCTACGCCGGGAGCGACTCGGCCCGGCTGGCGGCCGCCACGCGGGTGAAGGAGGTCTTCGAGCACACCCCGGGCGTGGTGGACGTGGACTGGACCGTCGAGGCGCCCGAGACGCAGCTGGCGTTCCGGGTGGACCGGGCCCGCGCGGCCCAGGCCGGGGCGAGCGTGGAGCAGATCGTGCAGACGGTCTACCTGGCGCAGGCCGGCATGCCGGCGGGGCGGCTGGCCAGCGCCACGGCGCGGGAGGGGATCGGCATCGTGCCGCGGCTGCCGCTGTCGCGGCGTTCCTCGGTGGCGGCGCTGCTGGCCCTGCCGGTGCCCACCATGAGCGGGCCCCAGCCGCTGGGGCGGTTCGTCACGGTGGACAGCACCCTGCGCGAGGGCACCCGGCACCGCCGCGACCTGCGCCCGGTGATCTACGTGACCGGCGACGTGGCGGGCAGCATCGAGAGCCCGGTCTACGCCATCCTGACCATGAACCAGGCGCTGGATACCATCCGGGTGGATGGCGCCGGGATCCGGCGCTACAACGCGGTGCAGCCCGACCAGCTGGACGAAGTGGCGATGAAGTGGGATGGCGAGTGGCAGATCACGATCGAGGTCTTCCGCGACCTCGGCCTGGCGTTCGCGGCGGTGCTGCTGCTGATCTACGTGCTGGTGGTGTGGTGGTTCGAGTCGTTCAGCATCCCGCTGGTGATCATGGCGCCGATCCCGCTCACCCTGGTGGGCATCCTGCCGGGGCACGCGGTCACGGGGGCGTTCTTCACCGCCACCAGCATGATCGGGATGATCGCGCTCGCCGGGATCATCGTGCGCAACTCGATCCTGCTGGTCGACTTCATCCAGCTGGCCGAGCGCCGTGGCGTGCCGGTGGCGGAGGCGGTGATCGAGGCGGGAGCGGTGCGGTTCCGGCCCATCGCCCTGACCGCGGCCGCGGTGGTGGTGGGCGGGCTGGTGATGGTGCTCGACCCGATCTTCCAGGGGCTGGCGGTGGCGCTCATGTTCGGCGCGATCGTGGCCACGCTGCTCACGATGGTGGTGGTGCCGCTGCTCTACTGGGAGCTGCGGCGGCGGCAGGTGGGGGCGTAG
- a CDS encoding CbrC family protein: MDLPVFRYHPDPIASGSIVPWDEACPCCGEVRGFAYDGPVYIEGDTPEGLCPWCIADGTAHEEYEATFVDREAFAPGVPPAAVEVICTRTPGFDAWQGEGWPSCCGDAAAFMMPAGLAELRARDRALEGLVLGHIVHEMGISGGAATRLLDRLNRDRGPTLYLFQCLHCGGPRFHIDGP, encoded by the coding sequence ATGGACCTGCCCGTCTTCCGCTATCACCCCGATCCCATCGCCAGCGGCAGCATCGTGCCCTGGGACGAGGCCTGCCCCTGCTGCGGCGAGGTCCGCGGCTTCGCCTATGACGGGCCGGTCTACATCGAGGGCGACACCCCCGAGGGACTCTGCCCCTGGTGCATCGCCGACGGCACCGCGCACGAGGAGTACGAGGCCACGTTCGTGGACCGCGAGGCCTTCGCGCCGGGGGTGCCCCCCGCGGCGGTCGAGGTGATCTGCACCCGGACGCCGGGCTTCGATGCGTGGCAGGGGGAAGGGTGGCCGTCGTGCTGCGGGGATGCCGCGGCGTTCATGATGCCGGCGGGGCTGGCGGAGCTGCGCGCGCGGGACCGCGCGCTGGAGGGCCTGGTGCTGGGGCACATCGTCCACGAGATGGGCATCTCGGGCGGCGCGGCCACCCGGCTGCTCGACCGCCTCAACCGCGACCGGGGTCCGACCCTCTACCTGTTCCAGTGCCTGCACTGCGGCGGCCCCAGGTTCCACATCGACGGGCCCTGA
- a CDS encoding efflux RND transporter periplasmic adaptor subunit: MRTHGWLVLVTMAMAQGCGGSGEVEPAASPGATAHGATFTVRDTTITAGFDATGVAEPVERALLSTKLMGSVTAVLVQEGDQVRRGQVLARIDARDVEAKRAQVEAGIAAAEAMYADAETQAGRFRALYADSAATRFQLDQVETGLARAEAGLRTARAARSELDAVGSYAAVVAPFAGVVTMRYVDPGAFAAPGAPIVEVQDASRLRVSVSVPTRVARGLRPGQALEAMIEGRALPATIEGLVPSPAGGVYTVNAVVRNPAGEFLPGSAATLRVPDGTRAAILVPAAALVREGDLVGVRVVSGGSADLRWVRTAGDAPATGGLVEVLSGLTAGDVILAGSD, encoded by the coding sequence ATGCGGACGCACGGCTGGCTGGTCCTGGTGACGATGGCGATGGCGCAGGGGTGCGGTGGGTCGGGAGAGGTCGAACCGGCCGCGAGCCCCGGCGCCACGGCGCACGGCGCAACGTTCACCGTCCGGGATACCACGATCACCGCGGGGTTCGATGCCACGGGGGTGGCCGAACCGGTGGAGCGTGCCCTGCTCAGCACCAAGCTGATGGGGAGCGTCACCGCGGTCCTGGTGCAGGAGGGCGACCAGGTCCGTCGCGGCCAGGTGCTGGCCCGGATCGACGCGCGGGACGTCGAGGCCAAGCGGGCGCAGGTGGAGGCGGGGATCGCGGCTGCGGAGGCGATGTACGCCGACGCCGAGACCCAGGCGGGGCGCTTCCGGGCGCTCTACGCCGACAGCGCGGCCACGCGGTTCCAGCTGGACCAGGTGGAAACGGGGCTGGCGCGGGCCGAAGCCGGGCTCCGCACCGCGCGGGCGGCGCGAAGCGAGCTCGACGCGGTGGGGTCGTACGCCGCGGTGGTGGCGCCCTTCGCCGGCGTGGTGACCATGCGCTACGTGGACCCAGGCGCCTTCGCCGCGCCGGGCGCCCCGATCGTGGAGGTGCAGGACGCGAGCCGGCTGCGGGTGAGCGTGAGCGTGCCGACCCGCGTGGCGCGCGGCCTCCGCCCCGGGCAGGCGCTCGAGGCGATGATCGAGGGCCGGGCGTTGCCGGCCACGATCGAGGGGCTGGTGCCTTCGCCGGCGGGCGGGGTCTACACCGTCAACGCGGTGGTGCGGAATCCCGCCGGGGAGTTCCTCCCCGGCAGCGCCGCGACGCTGCGGGTGCCGGACGGGACCCGGGCGGCGATCCTGGTCCCGGCCGCCGCGCTGGTCCGCGAGGGGGACCTGGTGGGGGTGCGGGTGGTCTCGGGCGGGAGCGCCGACCTGCGCTGGGTGCGCACCGCCGGCGACGCGCCCGCCACGGGCGGCCTGGTCGAGGTGCTCTCCGGGCTCACCGCCGGCGACGTGATCCTGGCCGGGAGCGACTGA
- a CDS encoding serine/threonine protein kinase, translating into MAEALPPHLTDALAGRYALERVVGRGGMAVVYRAHDVRHNRPVAVKVLHDELSATLGAERFQREIQIAARLQHPHILMLIEAGEAAGRLYYVMPFVEGESLRQRLLRERTLPHDQVVALVSEVGGALDYAHRQGVIHRDIKPENILLSAGHALVADFGIAKAMVEGQRTAGAEGRITRTGFPVGTIGYMSPEQAAGLTDLSERSDVYSLAATAFEMLVGELPGMWPGEESARAGQFVDAAPAVRAALDRLPGAVEAALVRGLLLRDQQRHASPGVFARELAAAFGPTPRFSAGDADQIMARAAELDATTPTTDASLSLGGLQRIAGEVGIAPAHVERAAREVALRSAAPKAHPFLGSPTRILLERVARREFSEGDAAQLVDLIRQAIGNMGQVSRLGRDLSWQSVAYGGTPGRQLFITFRPGAGQTVIRFEENLKQVAGAYFGGFMGGLGGGTVGVWMGIGMGLLHSVPATIALGATAIGSSYALARGLLRRQFRTRSTELEGLADRLVATIEEGGRRR; encoded by the coding sequence ATGGCTGAGGCCCTTCCGCCGCACCTGACCGACGCGCTCGCGGGGCGATACGCCCTCGAGCGCGTCGTCGGTCGTGGGGGCATGGCGGTGGTGTACCGCGCCCATGACGTGCGGCACAACCGCCCGGTGGCGGTGAAGGTCTTGCACGACGAGCTCTCCGCGACCCTTGGCGCCGAGCGGTTCCAGCGCGAGATCCAGATCGCGGCGCGGCTCCAGCATCCCCACATCCTCATGCTGATCGAGGCCGGCGAGGCGGCCGGCCGGCTGTACTACGTGATGCCGTTCGTGGAGGGGGAATCGCTGCGGCAGCGGCTGCTCCGGGAACGGACGCTGCCGCACGACCAGGTGGTGGCGCTGGTGTCGGAGGTGGGGGGCGCGCTCGACTACGCCCACCGGCAGGGGGTGATCCACCGGGACATCAAGCCGGAGAACATCCTGCTCTCCGCGGGCCACGCCCTGGTGGCCGACTTCGGCATCGCCAAGGCCATGGTCGAGGGGCAGCGCACCGCGGGCGCCGAGGGCCGCATCACCCGCACCGGGTTTCCGGTGGGCACCATCGGCTACATGAGCCCGGAGCAGGCGGCGGGGCTCACCGACCTCTCCGAGCGGAGCGACGTCTACAGCCTGGCCGCGACCGCGTTCGAGATGCTGGTCGGGGAGCTGCCGGGGATGTGGCCGGGGGAGGAGTCGGCGCGGGCGGGGCAGTTCGTGGACGCGGCCCCGGCGGTGCGCGCCGCGCTCGACCGGCTGCCGGGGGCGGTGGAGGCGGCGCTGGTGCGCGGCCTGCTGCTCCGCGACCAGCAGCGCCACGCCAGCCCGGGGGTGTTCGCGCGGGAGCTGGCCGCGGCGTTCGGCCCGACGCCGCGCTTCTCCGCCGGCGACGCCGACCAGATCATGGCCCGCGCCGCCGAGCTCGACGCCACCACGCCCACCACCGATGCGTCGCTCTCGCTGGGCGGGCTGCAGCGGATTGCCGGCGAGGTGGGCATCGCGCCGGCCCACGTGGAGCGCGCCGCCCGCGAGGTGGCGCTGCGCAGCGCCGCGCCGAAGGCGCACCCCTTCCTCGGCTCGCCCACCCGGATCCTGCTCGAGCGGGTGGCGCGGCGCGAGTTCAGCGAGGGCGACGCCGCGCAGCTGGTGGACCTCATCCGGCAGGCCATCGGCAACATGGGCCAGGTGAGCCGGCTGGGCCGCGACCTCTCGTGGCAGTCGGTGGCCTACGGCGGCACGCCGGGGCGGCAGCTGTTCATCACCTTCCGGCCCGGCGCGGGCCAGACGGTCATCCGCTTCGAGGAGAACCTGAAGCAGGTGGCGGGCGCCTACTTCGGCGGGTTCATGGGCGGCCTGGGCGGCGGGACCGTCGGGGTCTGGATGGGGATCGGCATGGGGCTGCTGCATTCGGTGCCGGCCACGATTGCGCTCGGGGCAACCGCCATCGGCTCCTCGTATGCGCTGGCGCGCGGCCTGCTCCGCCGCCAGTTCCGCACGCGGTCCACCGAACTCGAGGGCCTGGCCGACCGGCTGGTGGCCACCATCGAGGAGGGCGGCCGGCGGCGCTGA
- a CDS encoding winged helix-turn-helix transcriptional regulator, with protein MAGKALTQDQLLHIADRFKALAEPSRLEILQALKGGERNVSEILTLTGFGQANVSKHLQLLHAAGFVERRKDGVSTYYRLADNDVLKLCELMCGRLEKEAHSRKKLFTG; from the coding sequence ATGGCCGGCAAGGCACTCACCCAGGACCAGCTGCTCCACATCGCCGATCGCTTCAAGGCGCTCGCCGAACCCTCGCGGCTGGAGATCCTCCAGGCCCTCAAGGGCGGCGAACGCAACGTGTCGGAGATCCTCACCCTCACCGGCTTCGGCCAGGCCAACGTCTCCAAGCACCTGCAGCTGCTGCACGCCGCCGGCTTCGTGGAGCGCCGCAAGGACGGCGTCAGCACCTACTACCGCCTGGCCGACAACGACGTGCTCAAGCTGTGCGAGCTGATGTGCGGGCGGCTCGAGAAGGAGGCGCACAGCCGGAAGAAGCTCTTCACCGGCTGA
- a CDS encoding DUF2911 domain-containing protein has translation MLARRRPLLLFALLLVPTLPAAAQQGAPTMVLPWASQRAGVRQTIGLTDISIDYSRPAVKGRKVWGELVPFDSVWRAGANMNTVLAVTSPFTVGGTRLPAGRYGLHTIPGAQQWTIILNREAENWGSFSYDQAKDALRFTVTPRAADHVEFLQYTLEAPGDSTVTVTLRWEKLAVAFPLGVSTNAVVLDSLSHQLAGIQQFWPTGWLEAARWALAHNTGLDRAEAWADRAVALQPSFASLRTKAAVLERQGRKAQADSLRARALTLATEADVNVLGYQYLGERKLDEAIALFRQNVRDYPKSWNVYDSLGEALAVKGDKRDALANYQKALDLAPAGQHARIRAAMTALR, from the coding sequence ATGCTGGCTCGCCGTCGGCCGTTGCTGCTGTTCGCGCTCCTGCTCGTCCCCACCCTTCCCGCCGCCGCCCAGCAGGGCGCTCCCACGATGGTCCTCCCCTGGGCGAGCCAGCGGGCCGGGGTGCGGCAGACCATCGGCCTCACCGACATCTCCATTGATTACAGCCGTCCGGCGGTGAAGGGCCGTAAGGTCTGGGGCGAGCTGGTGCCATTCGACTCGGTGTGGCGCGCCGGGGCCAACATGAACACGGTGCTGGCGGTGACCTCGCCGTTCACGGTGGGGGGCACGCGCCTGCCGGCGGGGCGGTACGGCCTGCACACCATCCCGGGCGCGCAGCAGTGGACGATCATCCTCAACCGTGAGGCGGAGAACTGGGGGAGCTTCAGCTACGACCAGGCCAAGGACGCACTGCGGTTCACGGTGACGCCGCGCGCCGCCGATCACGTGGAGTTCCTGCAGTACACGCTGGAGGCGCCCGGTGATTCCACGGTGACGGTGACGCTGCGCTGGGAGAAGCTGGCGGTGGCGTTCCCGCTCGGCGTGTCCACCAACGCGGTGGTGCTCGACAGCCTGAGCCACCAGCTGGCGGGGATCCAGCAGTTCTGGCCCACGGGATGGCTGGAAGCGGCGCGCTGGGCGCTGGCGCACAACACGGGGCTCGACCGCGCCGAGGCGTGGGCGGACCGCGCCGTTGCCCTGCAGCCGAGCTTCGCGTCGCTGCGGACCAAGGCGGCGGTACTGGAGCGCCAGGGCCGGAAGGCGCAGGCCGATTCGCTGCGCGCCCGCGCGCTGACGCTGGCCACCGAGGCCGACGTGAACGTGCTCGGCTACCAGTACCTGGGGGAGCGAAAGCTGGACGAGGCGATCGCGCTGTTCCGGCAGAACGTGCGGGACTACCCGAAGTCGTGGAACGTCTACGACAGCCTGGGGGAGGCGCTGGCCGTGAAGGGGGACAAGCGGGACGCGCTGGCCAACTACCAGAAGGCGCTGGACCTGGCGCCGGCGGGGCAGCACGCCCGGATCCGGGCCGCGATGACGGCGCTGCGGTAG
- a CDS encoding NADPH-dependent F420 reductase — MRIAIIGAGSVGGTLAIGWSGCGHQVRLGVRNPADPKVQALLGKFATPGVALPLAEAVADAPVVVLATPWDATLEVVRGLSLAGKVVIDTTNPLLPNLAGLGVGGATSGAEEIARAAPGARVVKCFNTTGANNFLAPDYPEGAATMLYAGDDPEAKATVAALGRELGFGMLDAGPLARARLLEPFAMLWITLAYPQGQGREIAWRLMRR; from the coding sequence GTGCGGATCGCGATCATCGGCGCGGGCAGTGTCGGCGGGACCCTGGCCATCGGCTGGTCGGGGTGCGGTCACCAGGTGCGGCTCGGGGTGCGGAACCCCGCCGATCCCAAGGTGCAGGCGCTTCTCGGCAAGTTTGCCACCCCGGGCGTGGCGCTGCCCCTGGCGGAGGCGGTGGCGGATGCGCCGGTGGTGGTGCTGGCCACGCCGTGGGACGCGACGCTCGAGGTGGTGCGCGGGCTGTCACTCGCGGGGAAGGTGGTCATCGACACCACCAACCCGCTGTTGCCGAACCTGGCGGGGCTCGGGGTCGGCGGCGCGACGTCGGGGGCGGAGGAGATTGCCCGGGCCGCGCCGGGTGCCCGCGTGGTGAAGTGCTTCAACACCACCGGCGCCAACAACTTCCTGGCCCCCGACTACCCGGAGGGTGCCGCGACGATGCTGTACGCCGGGGACGACCCGGAGGCCAAGGCGACGGTGGCGGCGCTGGGCCGGGAGCTGGGCTTTGGCATGCTCGACGCGGGGCCGCTGGCGCGGGCCCGGCTGCTCGAGCCGTTCGCGATGCTGTGGATCACGCTGGCCTACCCGCAGGGGCAGGGGCGGGAGATCGCCTGGCGGCTGATGCGGCGCTAG